In the Gemmatimonas sp. UBA7669 genome, ACCCGCACCATGTTCCGCGTCACGATGGACGACGCGGTGGTTGCCGACCAGACCTTCCAGACCCTGATGGGTGACGACGTCGAGCCGCGTCGTCTGTTCATCGAAACCAACGCGCGCTTCGTGAGCAATCTCGACATCTGAGAGAGGCCACGCCTCACGGCGCGAATGCCGTGTGGCGTGACATGGCAAGACAAAGCGGCCCCGGTGAATGCACCGGGGCCGCTTTGTCTCATGCCCCCCGGATGTCACACTCAGCGAAACGGATCGCTGAATCGCGCATCGCGCGGAAAGACCGCGTGGGTCGCATGCGCTGATTCAAGCGCGGCGTGAACGTCCTGGCTCTGTGATCTAGGACAGTGGGCGAGACTCTTCCCCCACCTGCAGCAAACGCCTCGCCTCCGCGATGGCCTCACTGGTCCCCGCCAGCGCCAGAATATCCCCGACCTGCAGCACGTCACGGCCAACAGGGAGCAGCACCTGGTCGCCACCGCGGGTGATGGCGAGCACCACCGCGCCAGTGGACGAACGCAACTGCAAGTCCGCGAGTGAGCGACCGGCCGCGGGGCTGTCCATTGGAACCCGTACGGGCACTGGATCGCCAAGGCCGGGCACCACTTTGTACAGACGGTCGAGTGGTGGTGGGGATTCCACGGCGGGAGTCGTATCCGGCGCCATCTGCCGACCCAGTGCCGCCAGAATGATTTGCGCACCCGCCTGCGTGTGTCCCTGCAGTTCGGTGGTGCTGCGCCAGAAGGCCACAATGAACCAGGTCAGCACGAGGCCCAGCAGCAGCGGTGCTCGACCAAAGGGCACGAACGGTGCCGTGACGGCCAGCAACGGCACACCCACCAGCGAGACGATGGCCAATTGCAGGGTCGCGACCAATGCACGCCGCGGCGCGGCTGCGTAGTCGAGTCGCTTTTCGTCTTCGCGCGGGAGGGCGCGCGCGGCCAACAGCATGCCGAGCGTGCGCGCCATGCGCACGATGCCCACAAACAACGGCACCGCCACCAGTGCGGCACCCGCCAGGACCACCACATCAGCAGCGGTTGGCGTAAGACCTACTCCGCTGACCAGGCGGACAGACAGCACCTCCCGCTCCACAGCGGTACCGATGATCACACCAGCCAGCAGCGCCGCATCGAGTACGAGCCAGCGCACTTTGCGCTTGACGAGCAACTGCGTATTGCGCTCGACCGGCGTGCGACGAAGCCGCTCGATCCAGGTACCATAGAGGCTCACGAACGTCTGCAGCGGACGCGGCAGGTGCCGGTCCACCCACGCCGACACGGGGTCAGCCGCGCGAATGAACAGCGGCGTGGTGAGCGTGGTGATCGCCGACACGGCCACCGCAACCGGATACACAAAATCCCGCGTCGCGCCGTTGGCCAACCCCACACCGGCGATGATGAACGAAAACTCGCCGATCTGTGTGAGGCTCATGCCGGCCTTGGTGGCCGTGCGCGCATCATTGCCGCTGAGAAATGCCCCTACGGTCACGGCCAGCAGCTTGCCGCTCATGACCACCACCGTGAACAGCACCACGGCCACCCAGTTCTCCGCGATGAGACGCGGATCGATCATCATGCCCACCGACACGAAGAACACCGCCGCGAACATGTCACGCACACCGGCGATCGCATGCTCCACCTTGTGCGATTCACCCGACTCGGCAACCAGCGAGCCCGCGATGAACGCGCCCAGCGCCACCGAGTAGCCGAAGTTGAGAGCCAACAACGCGGCGGCAAAGCAGATGCCCAGGCTCACCACCAGCGTCGTTTCCGCGCGATCAAGCTTGATGACATGTCGCACCAGTCTCGGCACCACCAGCAGACCAACACCCACCAGGCCCACCAGGAACGCGCCAAGCCTCCCGGCGGTGACCAACAGCGACCCCGCACTCACGCCGCCACTGGCCGACATCGTGGTGAGCGCGGCAATCAGCAGAATGCAAATGAGGTCTTCAAAGATGAGAATGCCGAAGACGAGATCGACAAACCGCCCCTTTACACCCTGCTCGGCAAAAGCCTTCACAATGATGGTCGTGGACGAAATGGCCACGATGGCGCCGGCATAGATGCTTTCAAGCAGAGTCCAGCCGAGGAGTTGTGCCGCACCAAAACCGAACAGCGCCATGGCACTGCAGTCGATGAGGGCGACAAACCCAGACGTGGCCCCTACCTGGGCGAGTCGGCGCAGACTGAATTCGAGCCCGAGACCGAACATGAGCAGGATGACGCCCAGTTCGGACAGCGCGCTCACCATTTGCACATCCACGTTCAAGGGGATGGGCAGATGCGGTCCGACAATCATGCCAGCCAGGAGGTAGCCGAAGACGACCGGCTGCCGGATGCGCTGGAACACGAACGTGGTAACCGCCGCCACGCACAGAATGAGCGCGAGGTTGGTGAGAAACGCGTGCGCGTCGGGCATGGCCCCTCGGGAAGTCCGTCAAGAAAAACAAAGACCCGGTCGTCAGCACGACGACCGGGTCAGGATCAATCACCCACCGCCGCGACACTCAGGGCGTCTGATACTCACCCTTGGCCTGGCGACTCAGCTGGCGCGAGAAATTGAGCGCGACCGTGATGAGCGCGGCAAACAGCACCGTGAAGGCGATGTAGCACACCGTGGTGACCGTGGGCTCCATGCCGCCCGTGGGGCTCGGCGTGGCGATGTACATGACCAGACCGTACAGACCGAGCAACGGCAGCACGGCAGCGGCCGCCACCAGGCTGAGCAGGCGATTCGTGGACGGAGAGAGCATCGCGCGACAGGCATGGGCGCTGAGAGCGCCAGTGAAGAACTCGCGACGTGCCGGACTGCTGGCAATCGCTGACCTGCCAAAGGTAAGGGGTGAGGCCGGCTGCCGGTAGCTAGTCCAGTTCCCAGAGCTGCACGCCGGCCTCAGTGACGCGGTGGGAAATGAGCGGCAGAGGCGGCTCCGCGTCGTCGGCCACCCGAATGGCGCCGGCAAGCGCCTCGCGCCCCCGCTGGATGCCTGTCGCGTCGGCCGCAAAGATCGTGGCCAGTGGCTCGCCCGCCCGCACCACGTCCCCTGGCCGGGCCGTGATGACAAAGCCCACGGAAGCGTCGACCTGGTCTTCCACCCGCGTCCGGCCGCCGCCCAAGGCGGTGATGCCCCGCCCCACCGCGCGCGGTTCGACCTGTGCCACCACACCGGCACGGGTGGCCACGAACAGCTCCACTTCGGCCGCCTGCGGCAGAATGGACGGGTCGTCCACCACGGCCGGGTTGCCACCCTGTGCCTCGATGATCTGCTGAAAGCGCTCAGCGGCCTTGCCGCTGGAAATGGCCACCTCCATGCGGCGACGGGCCTCATCACGATCGGCGGCGGCGCCACCCAGCAGCAGCATTTCAGCGCCCAGGGCATAGGTCACCGCCATCAGATCCGGCGGGCCTTCTCCGCGCAGCGCCATGATGGACTCCTCCACCTCGAGCGCATTGCCACAGGCGCGGCCCAACGGGCGGTCCATGGCCGTGAGGAGCGCCACCACCGGGCAGCCGTGATCGGCCCCAAGCGAGACCATGGTCTGCGCGAGCTCGAGTCCGCGATCAAGCTCCGGAAGAAAGGCACCCGAGCCGCGCTTCACGTCGAGCACCAGGCCGGTCAGGCCCTCGGCCAGCTTCTTGGACATGATGCTGGCGGCAATGAGGGGAATGCTCTCGACGGTGCTGGTGGCGTCGCGCAGCGCATAGAGCTTGCGGTCGGCCGGTGCGATCTCGCGCGTTTGTCCAATCAGAGCGCAGCCGAGGGTCTCGAGCTGACGGGTGGCGGCCGCCAGCGTCAGGTCGGTGCGAAAACCGGGGATCGACTCGAGCTTGTCGAGGGTACCTCCTGTGTGACCGAGCCCGCGCCCGGACATCATGGGCACGTTCACACCACAGGCGGCCACGAGGGGGGCCAGGACGAGGGATACTTTGTCCCCCACACCACCGGTGGAGTGCTTGTCCACGCGGCCGCCACGCAGGTGGTCGAGGTCGAGCGTGGCACCGCTTTGCAGCATGGCGTCGGTCAGGCCCCCAAGTTCTTCGCGGTCGAGACCAACGAAGAATATGGCCATGGCGAGGGCCGCCATCTGGTAGTCAGGCACCGCTCCCGCAGCGTACTGCTGCATGAGCAGCCGCCACTCGGCGGGCGCAATGCGTCCGCCATCACGCTTCCGTTCGATCAGTGCACGCGCTTCCATACGTCATGCCAAGCTACACCTACATTTCGCCGCGTGCACTCTGCACCGGGCTGCTGCTGCTGGGGTCGGCCACACTGTGGCCGGGCCTGGTCAGGGCCCAGGGGAGTGCAGTGGCACCGAGCGGAGCGGGTGCAGCGTCATCCACCCTTGGCGGCGCCGGGGTGGAGGCCCTTGTGGCGCAGGGCGACCGTGAGAGCGCCGCGCGTCGCTCTGCGGCGGCCCTGGCCTTGTTTGAACGCGCGGTGGCGGTCGACGGGCGTCATGCGCCGGCGCTCTGGCGCGCGGCACGTGAGGCGGTGGACCTTGGCGAGGTCGAGGGCGACACACAAAAGCGCAGCGCGCTGTACGCCCGCGCGGTGACGCATGCGCGCCGGGCGGTGGAGGTCGCGCCCACCGAGGCGGAGGCCCGGTTTCAGCTGGCGCGCGCGGTCGGGCGTACTGCCCTGACACTCGGTCCACGGGACCGCGTGAAGTTCGCCACCGAAGTGCGCGATCATGCACTCGAAGCCTTGCGACTGGACGCGCGCCATGCCGGTGCGCTGCACGTGCTGGGGGTGTGGCACGCCGAAGTGATGCGGCTCAATGGCTTCACGCGCGCCATGGCGCGCACGTTTCTGGGCGGCAAGGTGTTTGAATCGGCCAGTTGGGCCGAAGCCGTGCGTCACCTGGAAGAATCCGTGCGCATCGAGCCCACACGGCTGGTACACCGACTTGACCTGGCGCGCATATACCGCGACATGGGCCGCCGGGCCGATGCACGTGCCTCGTATGAAGCGGCTCTGCGGTCGCCGCTCATTGACGC is a window encoding:
- a CDS encoding cation:proton antiporter; the encoded protein is MPDAHAFLTNLALILCVAAVTTFVFQRIRQPVVFGYLLAGMIVGPHLPIPLNVDVQMVSALSELGVILLMFGLGLEFSLRRLAQVGATSGFVALIDCSAMALFGFGAAQLLGWTLLESIYAGAIVAISSTTIIVKAFAEQGVKGRFVDLVFGILIFEDLICILLIAALTTMSASGGVSAGSLLVTAGRLGAFLVGLVGVGLLVVPRLVRHVIKLDRAETTLVVSLGICFAAALLALNFGYSVALGAFIAGSLVAESGESHKVEHAIAGVRDMFAAVFFVSVGMMIDPRLIAENWVAVVLFTVVVMSGKLLAVTVGAFLSGNDARTATKAGMSLTQIGEFSFIIAGVGLANGATRDFVYPVAVAVSAITTLTTPLFIRAADPVSAWVDRHLPRPLQTFVSLYGTWIERLRRTPVERNTQLLVKRKVRWLVLDAALLAGVIIGTAVEREVLSVRLVSGVGLTPTAADVVVLAGAALVAVPLFVGIVRMARTLGMLLAARALPREDEKRLDYAAAPRRALVATLQLAIVSLVGVPLLAVTAPFVPFGRAPLLLGLVLTWFIVAFWRSTTELQGHTQAGAQIILAALGRQMAPDTTPAVESPPPLDRLYKVVPGLGDPVPVRVPMDSPAAGRSLADLQLRSSTGAVVLAITRGGDQVLLPVGRDVLQVGDILALAGTSEAIAEARRLLQVGEESRPLS
- a CDS encoding thymidine phosphorylase, with protein sequence MEARALIERKRDGGRIAPAEWRLLMQQYAAGAVPDYQMAALAMAIFFVGLDREELGGLTDAMLQSGATLDLDHLRGGRVDKHSTGGVGDKVSLVLAPLVAACGVNVPMMSGRGLGHTGGTLDKLESIPGFRTDLTLAAATRQLETLGCALIGQTREIAPADRKLYALRDATSTVESIPLIAASIMSKKLAEGLTGLVLDVKRGSGAFLPELDRGLELAQTMVSLGADHGCPVVALLTAMDRPLGRACGNALEVEESIMALRGEGPPDLMAVTYALGAEMLLLGGAAADRDEARRRMEVAISSGKAAERFQQIIEAQGGNPAVVDDPSILPQAAEVELFVATRAGVVAQVEPRAVGRGITALGGGRTRVEDQVDASVGFVITARPGDVVRAGEPLATIFAADATGIQRGREALAGAIRVADDAEPPLPLISHRVTEAGVQLWELD